One halophilic archaeon DL31 genomic region harbors:
- a CDS encoding hypothetical protein (manually curated~KEGG: hla:Hlac_3092 hypothetical protein), with product MTEAVLTKQKIEPDKVDRLKEWMDEVRERESEVIETFQSEGMLTEAAFLEQGDDGVYLVYFMEAEDLREVYESFSESTHDIDQEQKEVMDDVLESPKDLGVGNYELLYYMVNPDRAFQPITRLKNRISTEPNTSRWSQPEGASSF from the coding sequence GTGACCGAAGCTGTCCTAACGAAACAAAAGATTGAGCCTGACAAGGTCGACCGGCTCAAGGAGTGGATGGACGAAGTCCGGGAACGGGAGAGCGAAGTTATCGAAACGTTCCAGTCGGAAGGAATGTTAACCGAGGCGGCATTTCTTGAACAGGGGGACGACGGCGTGTACCTCGTCTATTTCATGGAAGCTGAAGACCTACGCGAAGTTTACGAGTCGTTCAGTGAATCAACGCATGATATCGATCAGGAACAGAAAGAGGTCATGGACGATGTTCTGGAAAGTCCCAAGGATCTTGGAGTCGGAAACTACGAACTGCTCTATTATATGGTCAATCCAGACCGGGCGTTTCAGCCGATAACACGTCTGAAGAACAGGATTTCAACAGAGCCAAACACTTCAAGATGGAGCCAACCGGAGGGTGCCAGCAGCTTTTAA
- a CDS encoding hypothetical protein (KEGG: hbo:Hbor_13050 hypothetical protein): MKTQDDIAHKQPITIEVQILKELDKPSPKMATRLLVADRDGNRFSLAIWKNNALSDYDWTIGQWYRLENARGNVFNGKQSLNGSSKMRATPLEASEEDETSTDDVGRVDTILENMSPDQAYLSLFPISRSFDTRRIVCML, translated from the coding sequence ATGAAGACTCAGGACGACATCGCTCACAAGCAGCCGATAACAATCGAGGTTCAGATCCTCAAGGAACTCGACAAGCCCAGCCCGAAGATGGCGACTCGTCTTCTTGTCGCTGACCGTGACGGGAACCGGTTCTCCTTGGCGATCTGGAAGAATAACGCGCTCTCGGATTATGACTGGACGATCGGCCAATGGTACCGACTCGAGAACGCACGCGGAAATGTCTTCAACGGGAAACAGAGTCTGAATGGCTCGTCGAAAATGCGTGCAACACCCCTGGAGGCATCAGAGGAAGACGAGACCAGTACCGACGATGTAGGCCGTGTTGATACCATCCTCGAAAACATGTCGCCTGACCAGGCATACCTTTCGCTCTTCCCGATCAGTCGATCCTTCGATACAAGGCGCATAGTCTGCATGCTGTGA
- a CDS encoding hypothetical protein (KEGG: hla:Hlac_3090 hypothetical protein), translating to MIWELIEDYKKEYQQSGWKFHTRYKGPLLLNFSLLVVLIVVVGIARSAFELSEVDVLFLVMITCVIGYIVLWYPVRKAGL from the coding sequence ATGATTTGGGAACTGATAGAGGATTATAAAAAGGAGTACCAACAGTCGGGCTGGAAGTTTCATACCCGGTATAAGGGGCCGCTACTGCTTAATTTCAGCCTGTTGGTTGTGCTAATCGTAGTTGTAGGTATTGCTCGAAGCGCCTTTGAACTCTCAGAAGTCGATGTTCTCTTCCTAGTTATGATTACTTGTGTTATTGGTTACATCGTACTGTGGTATCCAGTCCGAAAAGCTGGACTGTAG
- a CDS encoding Cobyrinic acid ac-diamide synthase (PFAM: Cobyrinic acid a,c-diamide synthase~KEGG: hla:Hlac_3098 cobyrinic acid ac-diamide synthase), protein MSADEFEGLPGAAVSLLKGGVGKSTIALNIADRLAARGHETVLLDLDKDGHMTTQLGYDDAYDRDANLGDALIDGEDPEDLLIETDFGVHLLPSSNELENVETRLKDERFADVKLRRNVVDPLIQNGYDYVIIDAAGGRGKLSDNALIAVQRVIIPLIPRAGSINGLNKMIERQISPIRQNIGLDILAVTPNMIRETMGQHNEHRTLVENLNREFGSFVPEYARVDPEIFDALDDLGRTIDNIPKPGIRERTAISRAFKQGMPVSEFDEDCDQIPNFDHLADLVEEHSHA, encoded by the coding sequence ATGAGTGCTGACGAGTTTGAAGGACTCCCCGGAGCAGCTGTCTCGTTGCTCAAGGGAGGGGTAGGGAAATCCACGATCGCGCTCAACATCGCTGATCGACTCGCTGCTCGTGGCCATGAGACGGTACTATTGGATCTGGATAAGGATGGGCACATGACGACCCAGTTGGGATACGACGATGCGTACGACCGAGATGCGAACCTCGGTGACGCCCTTATCGATGGTGAGGACCCCGAAGACCTGCTTATCGAGACGGACTTCGGCGTTCACCTACTCCCGTCGAGTAACGAGCTCGAGAACGTCGAGACGAGGCTGAAGGACGAACGGTTCGCAGACGTGAAGCTTCGACGGAACGTCGTCGACCCGCTCATTCAAAACGGATACGACTACGTGATAATTGATGCCGCAGGCGGCCGTGGGAAACTCTCTGATAATGCCCTTATCGCCGTCCAGCGCGTCATTATCCCGCTGATTCCGCGTGCTGGCTCGATCAACGGTCTCAACAAAATGATTGAACGCCAGATCTCCCCAATCCGACAGAATATCGGGTTAGATATCCTCGCAGTTACCCCGAATATGATTCGTGAAACAATGGGTCAACACAACGAGCACCGAACTCTCGTTGAAAATCTCAACCGAGAGTTCGGTTCGTTCGTCCCTGAGTACGCTCGTGTGGACCCGGAGATCTTTGATGCCCTCGATGATTTGGGACGCACCATCGATAATATCCCGAAGCCGGGGATTCGCGAACGGACCGCAATTTCCCGCGCCTTCAAGCAAGGGATGCCCGTCTCGGAGTTCGACGAAGATTGCGACCAGATCCCGAATTTCGACCACTTAGCGGACCTCGTGGAGGAACACAGCCATGCCTAA
- a CDS encoding putative transcriptional regulator, CopG family (KEGG: hla:Hlac_3094 putative transcriptional regulator, CopG family): protein MSEASSSPEKTTVNIRITETFLSDVDATWEDLGYNSRSEFVRDVLRDAVKHPEFNRADLKAIAASEVDIQEGRTHSSEEIKAEYGRDDASEQ from the coding sequence ATGTCCGAAGCCAGTTCGTCGCCCGAGAAAACGACAGTCAACATCCGAATAACGGAGACGTTTCTCTCCGACGTCGACGCAACATGGGAAGATTTGGGGTACAACAGCCGTAGCGAGTTCGTTCGCGACGTACTCCGTGACGCGGTGAAACATCCGGAGTTCAACCGTGCAGATCTCAAGGCGATTGCTGCGAGCGAGGTCGACATTCAGGAAGGTCGAACCCACTCCAGCGAGGAGATCAAAGCGGAGTACGGACGTGACGATGCCAGCGAGCAATGA
- a CDS encoding hypothetical protein (KEGG: hla:Hlac_3093 hypothetical protein), whose protein sequence is MSEDWDWKLTDRSKRQFEALDEYARDRIISKLEEVVTDQWREPTDYLEPLAGAPHQKLRVGQFRLGCRADREQRILALLKSSESDTSHSGSGQYRPYTNVNGIQPMLRDRSCPNETKD, encoded by the coding sequence ATGAGCGAGGACTGGGACTGGAAGCTCACTGACCGATCGAAGCGACAGTTCGAGGCACTCGACGAATACGCTCGCGATCGGATCATCTCCAAGCTTGAGGAAGTTGTCACCGATCAGTGGCGAGAGCCGACAGATTACCTCGAACCGCTCGCGGGAGCGCCACATCAGAAGCTTCGGGTTGGACAGTTCCGCCTCGGATGCCGTGCCGATCGTGAACAACGAATACTGGCTCTGTTGAAATCCTCAGAAAGTGACACATCTCATTCCGGTTCCGGTCAATATAGGCCGTACACAAATGTGAATGGCATCCAACCTATGTTACGTGACCGAAGCTGTCCTAACGAAACAAAAGATTGA
- a CDS encoding hypothetical protein (KEGG: hla:Hlac_3095 hypothetical protein) has translation MATEESQYPILVDTDALIAVGNSSLWDCITENIGLTTTNVCQQELKRHYEQNRSHAPEGSRSYRLHHGSTRVLDALEDTETPLTRVVSVPRPHGADAGEQSLEQHLVQHPKAVDYVVLMDAHGRRSIRREIQNRDLEARVVPPTFLFYILYDNDLISRTAFCETCVELLKSEGWTGYHAVDAAWEGIPVDCSDVIDSDLLPPS, from the coding sequence ATGGCGACTGAGGAATCGCAATATCCGATTCTCGTCGATACTGACGCCCTGATCGCTGTCGGGAACAGCTCACTATGGGATTGTATTACTGAGAACATCGGACTCACGACCACGAACGTCTGCCAGCAGGAGCTAAAGCGCCATTACGAGCAGAACCGCTCTCACGCTCCAGAAGGAAGTCGCTCGTATCGCCTTCACCACGGTAGTACGCGTGTTCTTGATGCGCTTGAGGATACAGAGACACCGTTGACACGTGTCGTGAGTGTCCCTCGACCGCATGGGGCTGATGCCGGTGAACAATCGCTGGAACAGCATCTCGTGCAGCATCCAAAGGCGGTCGATTACGTGGTGTTGATGGACGCTCACGGCCGCCGTTCGATCCGTCGAGAGATTCAGAACCGCGACCTCGAGGCGCGTGTAGTGCCACCGACTTTTCTCTTCTACATTCTCTACGATAACGATCTCATCTCGCGAACAGCGTTTTGTGAAACGTGTGTTGAACTTCTCAAAAGCGAAGGGTGGACAGGCTATCACGCCGTCGATGCTGCGTGGGAGGGGATTCCAGTCGACTGCTCAGACGTCATTGACTCGGATCTCCTTCCACCTTCATGA
- a CDS encoding hypothetical protein (KEGG: hla:Hlac_3097 hypothetical protein) has protein sequence MPNEDDRFGDVAEQLKQTEEGAESDDDERTDTHDEPQPDEEITTEDTESETESIPEQDEEDVDESTGGPAFSFDETDMHGFYVREDTWDGVTRMRSSVAAACSMFDVPEYEGREFQDACLRVIADHGDEVALQILRERGIEADEERVQEVVEMLSEQVSND, from the coding sequence ATGCCTAATGAGGACGACCGTTTCGGGGACGTCGCTGAACAGCTCAAACAAACGGAGGAAGGTGCCGAATCGGATGACGACGAACGTACTGACACCCATGATGAACCGCAACCGGATGAAGAGATAACTACTGAGGACACAGAGTCGGAGACTGAGTCCATTCCTGAGCAGGATGAGGAGGATGTGGACGAATCCACCGGTGGACCGGCGTTCTCCTTTGATGAGACCGATATGCACGGCTTCTATGTCCGGGAGGACACGTGGGATGGCGTCACCCGGATGCGATCATCAGTGGCTGCCGCTTGCTCAATGTTTGATGTTCCCGAGTACGAGGGAAGAGAGTTCCAAGATGCGTGTCTCCGGGTAATTGCGGACCACGGTGACGAGGTTGCCCTACAGATACTCCGAGAGCGTGGCATCGAAGCTGATGAGGAACGTGTCCAGGAAGTTGTGGAGATGCTTAGCGAGCAGGTCTCGAACGACTAA
- a CDS encoding hypothetical protein (KEGG: hla:Hlac_3091 hypothetical protein) has translation MVKPVTRRKFGRVVGTTAGIAGVSGISSATDGKEDQAEPQSNVEVRYDRVVEDGKVYTIALARNKDTDEINSAIFVRPTGSTGSEELNSEQSEMELLDVSDDVVDDVESTVFDNQDEQKASTEGGLQKSSGGEQTDIWGPIREKTQSSGISTQQKSIIQDVLEEIAAGTKDSVKRVGFYFIDSPDGTDCDAEITDQHPHRQLGVSVDYDEDIGKLSVQLITPIVAGIISSVFTASPGGGLAGTLAGAVIGFGINQLKDTSVITVAYRDIDKSALGQTDAAIQPLVSGIWMDEDTDMLTYTTEPPLIHIEDTPVGVDVGNETIWDL, from the coding sequence GTGGTTAAACCAGTAACCCGTCGAAAGTTTGGTCGCGTCGTTGGAACTACCGCCGGAATCGCAGGCGTGTCCGGTATTAGTAGTGCGACTGACGGAAAAGAAGATCAGGCCGAACCACAGAGTAACGTTGAGGTGCGGTATGACCGTGTTGTTGAGGATGGCAAAGTATACACCATCGCATTAGCCCGTAACAAAGATACGGACGAGATCAATTCTGCTATCTTCGTCCGACCTACGGGATCTACCGGCTCAGAAGAACTGAATTCTGAGCAGTCTGAGATGGAACTTCTCGATGTTTCTGACGATGTGGTTGATGACGTCGAATCGACGGTCTTCGACAACCAAGACGAACAAAAAGCCAGCACGGAGGGGGGACTACAAAAATCGAGTGGGGGTGAACAGACCGATATCTGGGGGCCCATCCGTGAGAAGACGCAATCTTCGGGCATTTCTACTCAACAAAAATCCATCATACAGGACGTTCTTGAAGAGATCGCGGCTGGTACGAAGGACTCTGTCAAGAGAGTTGGGTTCTACTTCATCGATAGTCCCGATGGAACAGACTGTGACGCAGAAATAACTGATCAACACCCCCACCGTCAGCTGGGCGTCTCTGTTGACTACGACGAAGATATTGGTAAACTCTCAGTCCAGCTCATCACCCCAATTGTAGCGGGTATTATCAGCTCGGTGTTCACCGCTTCGCCCGGCGGTGGACTCGCAGGTACGCTTGCTGGAGCAGTAATTGGATTCGGGATTAACCAGCTCAAAGATACCTCCGTTATCACGGTAGCTTACCGTGATATTGACAAATCTGCGCTCGGGCAGACCGATGCGGCGATTCAACCTCTGGTAAGCGGTATCTGGATGGACGAGGACACCGACATGCTTACTTACACGACAGAGCCTCCCCTCATTCACATAGAAGATACTCCGGTTGGTGTGGATGTTGGTAACGAAACCATCTGGGACCTATAG
- a CDS encoding HNH endonuclease (KEGG: hla:Hlac_3568 HNH endonuclease~PFAM: HNH endonuclease~SMART: HNH nuclease) yields MGKDYPSDWNSRRKKVYKRDNYRCQKCGSRGGSRGNTELHAHHKKPKSKGGSHRFSNLTTVCKSCHEDIHGHGVGGRSNSSSTNQATEELSPEELIAGLVGLSLLIAVIITGSAIMQVMPEGQTVSQSYELDYHLKNDPDSDMKYSLNNGRPLYIQHTIDDNKISEGGSTKISLRIENPSDRHLRGRITINRQVGWRGNEETLLTIDYNLPPETYQEETVTVQAENLYNPENSLPAESDLSYENEIWTDGYYALSAGQQGIGGDTITVRKHLFDRFGFIWLCFLSVGAIVGLGLRRWLQ; encoded by the coding sequence ATGGGAAAGGACTACCCCTCTGACTGGAATAGTCGCCGTAAGAAAGTATACAAGCGCGACAATTATCGTTGTCAAAAATGTGGATCAAGAGGGGGTTCACGAGGAAACACCGAACTCCACGCTCATCATAAAAAGCCAAAATCGAAGGGGGGATCACATCGATTCAGTAATCTTACCACCGTTTGTAAATCCTGTCATGAAGATATACATGGTCATGGGGTTGGTGGACGCTCTAATTCCTCTTCTACCAACCAAGCTACTGAGGAACTTAGTCCTGAAGAACTAATCGCTGGTCTAGTCGGTCTATCACTGCTTATTGCGGTCATTATCACTGGATCTGCCATCATGCAGGTTATGCCGGAGGGCCAGACAGTTAGCCAGTCTTATGAGTTAGATTATCATTTGAAAAATGATCCAGATAGCGATATGAAATACTCTCTGAACAACGGAAGACCTCTATATATCCAGCATACAATTGATGATAATAAAATCTCTGAGGGAGGATCGACAAAGATCTCCCTCCGGATAGAGAATCCATCAGACCGGCACTTGCGAGGTCGAATTACAATTAATCGACAAGTGGGATGGCGGGGAAATGAAGAGACGCTGCTCACCATTGATTACAACCTACCGCCCGAGACATATCAAGAAGAAACTGTTACTGTCCAAGCAGAGAATCTATATAACCCAGAGAATTCACTCCCCGCGGAATCAGACCTCTCTTATGAGAACGAGATTTGGACAGACGGGTACTACGCTCTCTCCGCCGGTCAACAGGGTATAGGAGGAGACACAATAACTGTCAGAAAGCACCTGTTTGACCGATTTGGGTTCATATGGCTATGTTTCTTGAGTGTTGGTGCTATTGTGGGGTTGGGTCTACGACGGTGGCTTCAGTAG
- a CDS encoding hypothetical protein (KEGG: hbo:Hbor_13170 hypothetical protein), with protein sequence MNTKTGKFDLNMEDVLEAWGPADGARELIANALDEHALTDTQEPDISQDDKGRWHIRDFGRGLRYDHFTQAENEEKLERPDTVIGKFGVGLKDALATFHRHGINVVIHSKHNTFRTEEAPKHGFEDISTLHVDVQPPKQSLEGTDVILDGISKDAIEEAKGNFIRYSDVEQLEATRFGNVYRVADGESAAVYVTGLKVAEEENFLFSYDITNTTKQIRDALNRERSNVGRTAYTARVKRILRACESETVAERLVDDLQRFTEGSTHDELGWKPIQLHAVQILNARRKVVVSTVDEQRRNRDLLDHARDDGYDVVTVPDRIRDELNSTDDIDGNTIRDVSVYQNEYEDSFEFTWVTETDLREPERQIWDLRHDLFEIVNHPADYEFRIAQQFRATDNDSTQGLHQGRDQRIIVHRDVLTDASTFLGVLLHELAHTRTPFPDQTREFENALTDLLGEVGQVAVHKE encoded by the coding sequence ATGAATACGAAAACTGGAAAGTTCGACCTAAATATGGAGGACGTTCTTGAGGCTTGGGGGCCTGCTGACGGGGCTCGAGAACTCATTGCCAACGCCCTCGACGAACACGCACTCACCGACACACAAGAGCCTGATATCTCCCAGGATGATAAGGGTCGGTGGCACATTCGAGATTTCGGTCGAGGACTTCGATATGATCACTTCACGCAGGCAGAAAACGAGGAGAAACTCGAACGCCCAGATACGGTCATCGGGAAGTTCGGCGTTGGGCTGAAGGATGCGCTCGCGACCTTCCATCGGCACGGTATCAACGTGGTTATTCACTCGAAGCACAACACGTTCCGAACCGAGGAAGCACCAAAGCATGGATTCGAAGACATCTCTACCCTTCACGTCGACGTGCAACCGCCAAAGCAGTCTCTTGAGGGGACCGACGTTATTCTCGACGGAATAAGCAAAGACGCGATCGAGGAAGCGAAAGGGAACTTCATCCGGTATAGCGACGTCGAACAACTGGAAGCGACTCGCTTTGGGAACGTATATCGGGTCGCCGACGGCGAATCCGCCGCGGTCTACGTCACCGGATTAAAAGTCGCTGAAGAGGAGAACTTCCTCTTCTCGTACGACATCACCAACACGACGAAGCAAATCCGAGATGCGCTCAATCGGGAGCGTTCGAACGTTGGGCGAACGGCCTACACTGCCCGAGTGAAACGAATCCTTCGGGCATGCGAGTCTGAAACTGTCGCCGAACGTCTTGTCGACGATCTCCAGCGGTTTACTGAGGGGAGTACCCACGACGAACTCGGTTGGAAGCCAATTCAGCTTCACGCAGTCCAGATCCTCAACGCCCGCCGGAAGGTCGTGGTCTCGACCGTCGACGAACAACGACGCAACAGAGACCTGCTTGACCATGCCCGAGACGACGGATACGATGTCGTGACGGTTCCTGACCGGATCCGTGACGAGTTGAACTCGACAGATGATATCGATGGGAACACGATTCGCGACGTCTCCGTGTATCAGAACGAGTATGAGGACAGCTTCGAGTTCACGTGGGTTACGGAGACCGACCTCAGGGAGCCCGAACGACAAATCTGGGACCTCCGTCACGACCTCTTTGAAATTGTGAACCACCCTGCTGACTATGAGTTCCGCATCGCACAACAGTTCAGAGCAACTGACAACGATTCAACGCAGGGACTCCATCAGGGTCGTGACCAACGTATTATCGTCCATCGAGATGTCCTGACTGACGCAAGCACTTTCCTGGGGGTGCTGCTTCATGAGCTGGCGCACACTCGGACTCCATTCCCGGATCAAACTAGGGAATTCGAGAACGCGCTTACCGACCTTCTCGGCGAGGTCGGACAGGTGGCTGTACACAAAGAGTAA
- a CDS encoding transposase IS4 family protein (PFAM: Transposase, IS4-like~KEGG: hla:Hlac_3569 transposase IS4 family protein), translated as MRRLTTLFPSEFLEEHAEELGVVERDRKLQIPAFIWAFVFGFAAGESRTLAGFRRSYNSTADESISPGGFYQRLTPTLAEYLRDLVEHGLDEVAVPDAVDADINRFRDVIIADGTVLRLHEFLSEKYEARHEEQAGAKLHLLHNATDQTIERIDVTDEKTHDSTLFKTGSWLENRLVLFDLAYFKYRRFARIDENGGYFVSRLKQNANPVITAELREWRGRAIPLEGKQLREVLDDLSRTYIDVEVEVEFKRGPYNGTRSLDTKRFRVVGVRNEDADDYHLYVTNLSREEFFPADLAQIYRCRWEVELLFRELKTQYDLDEFDTSNEDVVKILLYAALLSLLVSRELLELVTEQAGDEIVFPPERWAATFRSHAQLILHELGEYLGYSPPPLLERLIEDAQKIHQQRPILQETLATATQPRCES; from the coding sequence ATGCGTCGGCTCACTACACTGTTTCCCTCCGAGTTCCTCGAAGAGCACGCCGAGGAACTCGGCGTGGTCGAACGCGACCGCAAGCTCCAGATTCCCGCTTTCATCTGGGCATTCGTGTTCGGCTTCGCCGCAGGCGAAAGCCGAACACTCGCAGGGTTTCGACGCAGCTACAACTCGACAGCTGACGAGTCGATCTCACCGGGTGGGTTCTATCAGCGGTTGACGCCGACGCTCGCGGAGTACCTCCGCGACCTCGTCGAGCATGGTCTCGACGAGGTCGCTGTTCCCGATGCTGTTGACGCTGATATCAACCGATTCAGGGACGTGATAATCGCCGATGGAACGGTGTTGCGGTTACACGAGTTTCTCTCCGAGAAGTACGAAGCCCGCCACGAGGAGCAGGCTGGAGCGAAGCTCCACCTGCTCCACAATGCTACTGACCAAACGATTGAACGGATCGATGTTACCGACGAGAAAACACACGATAGCACGCTGTTCAAGACAGGGTCGTGGCTTGAGAACCGCCTCGTGTTGTTCGACTTAGCGTACTTCAAGTACCGCCGGTTTGCGCGGATTGACGAGAACGGCGGCTACTTCGTGAGCCGACTCAAACAGAACGCAAATCCGGTGATTACGGCTGAATTACGGGAATGGCGCGGGCGCGCCATTCCCTTAGAGGGCAAGCAGCTCCGAGAGGTTCTCGATGACCTCTCGCGGACGTACATCGATGTGGAGGTCGAAGTCGAGTTCAAGCGTGGGCCGTACAACGGGACGCGGTCGCTAGATACGAAGCGGTTCCGCGTCGTCGGCGTCCGCAACGAGGACGCCGACGACTACCATCTGTACGTGACAAATCTGTCGAGAGAGGAGTTCTTTCCGGCAGACTTAGCGCAGATATACCGGTGTCGGTGGGAAGTTGAGTTGCTGTTCCGTGAGTTGAAGACACAGTACGACCTGGACGAGTTCGACACAAGCAACGAGGACGTAGTGAAGATCTTACTGTACGCAGCGTTGCTGTCACTGCTGGTGAGCCGTGAGCTGTTGGAACTGGTCACTGAGCAGGCTGGCGACGAGATCGTGTTTCCGCCGGAGCGCTGGGCGGCGACCTTCCGGTCGCACGCCCAGCTCATCCTCCACGAACTCGGCGAGTATCTCGGCTACTCGCCACCGCCGCTGTTGGAGCGGCTGATCGAAGACGCACAGAAGATTCACCAGCAACGACCGATATTACAAGAGACGCTCGCTACCGCTACGCAACCGAGGTGTGAGTCTTAG
- a CDS encoding hypothetical protein (KEGG: hla:Hlac_3096 hypothetical protein) produces MSQGSYDDTIKFRAGALKEAAGELDAIHLGGINISELARAGLADMLRRSMTDEDKITLYERYKAGEISEEATRLLLGEEFDLLQEDIEEFAAAAEDDTSQYLV; encoded by the coding sequence ATGAGTCAGGGCTCGTACGACGATACCATCAAATTCCGCGCGGGCGCGCTGAAAGAGGCGGCTGGCGAGCTCGATGCGATCCATCTCGGCGGGATCAATATCAGCGAACTCGCCCGAGCGGGGCTTGCAGATATGCTCCGTCGGAGCATGACTGACGAGGACAAAATCACCCTCTATGAACGCTACAAGGCAGGTGAGATCTCCGAGGAGGCTACTCGCCTGCTGCTTGGCGAGGAGTTCGACCTCCTCCAGGAAGATATCGAAGAGTTTGCCGCGGCAGCCGAGGACGATACCAGCCAATATCTTGTTTGA
- a CDS encoding hypothetical protein (KEGG: hla:Hlac_3088 hypothetical protein) — MSPTKRLIGTTLREKITVILLAASMLISVVAVGFVSDPVAATAGHSPSFGESVTDTIADTNVPNTANETNKSEVYFEIANLTPQARDTTVALDDTLAFTVTIENTGDAKGVQTVEFRIGDNAVASRKVTLDVNNSTTIEFDEINVSHFDTGEYEYGFLTNDDNRTVTITFQPAGDDRVVVDRDNDTDSENDSNGSDGNDERDGATSNDTPGFGASVALVALVVATLFMTRPSE; from the coding sequence ATGTCCCCGACGAAACGTCTAATTGGCACCACTTTACGCGAAAAAATTACTGTGATCCTCTTGGCAGCGTCAATGCTAATCTCCGTGGTCGCAGTTGGCTTTGTTTCCGACCCCGTCGCAGCCACGGCCGGTCATTCCCCAAGTTTTGGCGAAAGTGTTACTGATACAATCGCTGATACCAATGTACCAAATACAGCCAACGAGACCAACAAAAGTGAGGTCTACTTTGAGATCGCTAACCTCACGCCTCAGGCTCGGGACACTACCGTGGCTCTTGACGACACATTAGCATTCACCGTTACGATCGAAAATACTGGTGATGCCAAAGGCGTTCAGACCGTTGAGTTTCGCATCGGCGACAACGCGGTCGCCAGCCGAAAAGTGACGCTTGATGTAAACAACAGCACCACTATTGAATTTGATGAGATCAACGTGTCACACTTTGACACGGGTGAGTACGAGTACGGCTTCCTTACGAATGACGACAACCGGACTGTAACCATCACATTCCAGCCTGCTGGTGACGACCGCGTTGTTGTCGATAGAGACAATGATACCGATAGTGAGAACGACTCAAACGGAAGTGACGGTAACGATGAACGGGACGGGGCTACCAGTAATGACACGCCCGGCTTCGGTGCGTCTGTGGCTCTCGTTGCTCTCGTCGTAGCTACGCTGTTCATGACCCGTCCCAGCGAGTAG